A region from the Anaerolineae bacterium genome encodes:
- the mraZ gene encoding division/cell wall cluster transcriptional repressor MraZ, whose amino-acid sequence MFLGEYEHTIDDKGRLTIPAKFRDELEGGVVITRGLDGCLWAFSRSQFETLSEKIAQLPTTNPAARNFSRFMFSNASDSVPDRQGRVLVPQNLRDYAGIESETVIIGVMNRVEIWNPAKWSQVVTQVEEDPGAIAAQLQDLGI is encoded by the coding sequence ATGTTTTTGGGTGAATACGAACATACGATTGATGATAAAGGCCGTTTGACCATCCCTGCCAAATTCCGTGATGAATTGGAAGGGGGTGTGGTTATTACCCGCGGCCTGGACGGCTGTTTGTGGGCCTTCAGTCGTTCTCAGTTTGAAACATTGTCCGAAAAAATCGCCCAGTTGCCTACCACCAATCCGGCTGCTCGAAACTTTAGTCGTTTTATGTTTTCTAACGCCTCCGACTCCGTTCCCGACCGCCAGGGCCGGGTTTTGGTGCCCCAAAATCTGCGGGATTACGCCGGCATTGAAAGTGAAACCGTGATCATTGGCGTCATGAACCGGGTTGAAATCTGGAATCCGGCCAAGTGGTCGCAGGTGGTCACCCAGGTTGAAGAAGACCCTGGCGCTATTGCGGCCCAGTTGCAGGATTTAGGCATTTAG